A genomic window from Candidatus Kouleothrix ribensis includes:
- the chrA gene encoding chromate efflux transporter, with the protein MTSAPQPQPEPARATLGELARYFTWLGFTAFGGPAAHIAMMEDDIVTRRRWLTRAHFMDMLAATQLVPGPNSTEMAIHIGYVQCGMPGMLVAGACFIVPAFLIVTALSVFYVAYGALPAVGALFYGIQPVIVAIVIQAAYRLGRTSLPSATMRALGLAALLVTLIAPFDPVWAIVAGGLAGIALARLGPATIAPVLLALPGAWAMRAQLAGTANHWPALAAGLAQAAPAAPLWRLALLFLKVGATLMGSGYLLISYLQNDLVDRLGWLTPRQLVDAIAVGQMTPGPVFTTAAFVGYVVRAGAGGNITRGLLGAAVCALAIFLPSFVIVALIGPLMPWLRSSATLRAFLDGVNAAVVGTIAATSWSLFRAAAIDLPGGVANIPIAGIRLDLFAAVLTLGAGALLLPRRAPNSTLLIAAGAGLGLIAQALAGRL; encoded by the coding sequence ATGACGTCAGCCCCACAGCCGCAACCTGAGCCGGCGCGCGCAACGCTAGGCGAGCTGGCGCGCTATTTCACATGGCTGGGCTTCACCGCCTTCGGCGGGCCGGCCGCACACATTGCCATGATGGAAGACGACATTGTGACGCGGCGGCGCTGGCTCACGCGCGCGCACTTCATGGACATGCTGGCGGCAACCCAGCTGGTGCCTGGCCCCAACTCGACCGAGATGGCGATCCATATCGGCTATGTGCAGTGTGGCATGCCCGGCATGCTGGTGGCCGGCGCCTGCTTCATCGTGCCGGCGTTCCTGATCGTCACGGCGCTGAGCGTGTTCTACGTGGCCTATGGCGCGCTGCCGGCGGTCGGCGCGCTATTCTACGGCATCCAGCCGGTGATCGTGGCAATCGTGATCCAGGCGGCCTACCGGCTCGGGCGCACATCGCTGCCGAGTGCCACCATGCGCGCGCTCGGGCTGGCGGCACTGCTGGTGACGCTGATCGCACCGTTCGACCCGGTGTGGGCGATTGTTGCGGGTGGGCTGGCCGGCATCGCGTTGGCCCGCCTGGGGCCGGCCACGATCGCGCCGGTGTTGCTGGCGCTGCCAGGCGCCTGGGCCATGCGCGCGCAGCTGGCCGGCACGGCGAATCACTGGCCGGCGCTGGCGGCCGGGCTGGCCCAGGCCGCACCTGCGGCGCCGCTGTGGCGGCTGGCGCTGCTGTTCCTGAAGGTTGGCGCGACGCTCATGGGCAGCGGGTATTTGCTGATCAGCTACCTGCAGAACGATCTGGTCGATCGGCTGGGCTGGCTCACGCCACGCCAGCTAGTCGACGCAATCGCAGTTGGCCAGATGACGCCAGGGCCGGTGTTTACCACCGCCGCGTTCGTGGGCTATGTGGTGCGCGCCGGCGCTGGCGGCAATATCACGCGCGGCCTGCTGGGCGCAGCGGTGTGCGCGCTTGCGATCTTCCTGCCATCGTTCGTGATTGTGGCGCTGATCGGCCCGCTGATGCCGTGGCTGCGCAGCTCAGCCACGCTGCGCGCATTTCTCGACGGCGTGAACGCTGCGGTGGTCGGCACAATCGCGGCGACCAGCTGGTCGCTGTTTCGGGCAGCGGCGATCGACCTGCCCGGTGGCGTGGCAAATATACCCATAGCCGGCATCCGGCTCGATCTGTTTGCGGCCGTGCTCACGCTTGGTGCCGGCGCGCTGCTGCTACCCAGGCGTGCGCCCAACTCAACCCTGCTGATCGCAGCCGGCGCCGGGCTGGGGCTGATCGCTCAGGCGCTGGCTGGCCGGCTCTAG
- a CDS encoding response regulator transcription factor, with product MKILVVDDDLELLGLIGFALRQAGYLAIEATDGGAALASFRHEQPDLVILDINLPVLSGFELCQAIRAEAATPIMMLTVRSSEEDQVRGLDGGADDYLTKPFSPRTLLARVRALLRRTEIDRPALPLSAGDLTLDIERQSAQVRGAPPIRLTSLEFRLIQYLLANAGHVIPAERLTTHVWGYRGLGDKQLLKQLVHRLRQKIELNPADPRYIVTVAGIGYLLQPAGE from the coding sequence ATGAAGATCCTGGTTGTCGACGACGATCTCGAGCTGCTTGGCCTGATCGGCTTTGCGCTGCGCCAGGCCGGCTACCTGGCGATCGAGGCCACCGACGGCGGCGCGGCGCTGGCGTCCTTCAGGCACGAGCAGCCCGACCTGGTGATCCTCGACATTAACCTGCCGGTATTGAGCGGCTTCGAGCTGTGCCAGGCCATCCGCGCCGAGGCCGCCACGCCGATTATGATGCTGACAGTGCGCAGTAGTGAGGAAGATCAGGTGCGCGGCCTCGACGGTGGCGCCGACGACTACCTGACCAAGCCGTTCAGCCCACGCACGCTGCTGGCGCGCGTGCGCGCGCTGCTGCGCCGCACCGAGATCGATCGGCCGGCCCTGCCGCTGAGCGCCGGCGATCTGACGCTCGACATTGAGCGCCAGTCGGCTCAGGTGCGCGGCGCGCCGCCCATCCGCCTGACCAGCCTGGAGTTCCGGCTGATACAATACCTGCTGGCCAACGCCGGCCACGTCATCCCAGCCGAACGGCTCACCACCCACGTCTGGGGCTACCGCGGCCTGGGCGATAAGCAGCTGCTCAAGCAGCTAGTGCATCGCCTGCGCCAGAAGATCGAGCTGAACCCGGCCGATCCCCGCTATATCGTCACGGTCGCCGGCATCGGCTACCTGCTGCAGCCGGCCGGCGAGTGA
- a CDS encoding FAD-dependent monooxygenase → MSTAARYDIVIVGGGPAGLATALHLAERYPALAERTLLLEAGEYPRPKICGGAVTFHGLAQLAALGLSVDVPAAAVHRLRFRFGARAFASDCRDVMHVIQRDDFDAALAAATRRRGVAIRSGEVLQALVPEPGGVRLSTSRASYHARVVVGADGAKSMVRRALGLRGAHGVARLLRVMTPADPQTADEFLDRSALFDFSCTSAGIQGYMWDFPCYVRGQPYLNRGIFDSRIAPLPRGDLKAAFAAGLGQRGVDWDTVRLESHPVRWFNPHAEFARPHVLLAGDAAGVDPLFAEGISYALEYGAVAADAIGAAFERGDWSFADYRARIMRHSLGRALTRKAQVAYRLYTAHHGLGWRMFWRLACVAPSWMNHAVGSFLGVLPPRAAIDRSNPALPAPHR, encoded by the coding sequence ATGAGCACAGCAGCCCGCTACGATATTGTGATTGTGGGCGGCGGCCCGGCCGGCCTGGCTACCGCGCTGCACCTGGCCGAGCGCTACCCGGCGCTGGCCGAGCGCACGCTGCTGCTCGAGGCCGGCGAGTACCCGCGCCCGAAGATCTGCGGCGGCGCCGTGACCTTCCATGGCCTGGCGCAGCTCGCCGCGCTAGGCCTGTCGGTCGATGTGCCGGCGGCGGCGGTTCACCGGCTGCGCTTTCGCTTCGGAGCGCGCGCGTTCGCCAGCGACTGCCGCGATGTCATGCACGTGATCCAGCGCGACGACTTCGACGCTGCGTTGGCAGCGGCCACGCGCCGGCGCGGGGTGGCGATCCGCTCGGGCGAGGTACTACAGGCGCTTGTGCCCGAGCCAGGCGGCGTACGGCTTAGCACCAGCCGCGCCAGCTACCACGCACGGGTGGTGGTAGGCGCCGATGGCGCAAAGAGCATGGTGCGGCGCGCGCTCGGGCTGCGCGGCGCCCATGGCGTGGCCCGGCTGCTGCGCGTGATGACGCCGGCCGACCCGCAAACCGCCGACGAGTTCCTCGACCGCTCGGCCCTGTTCGACTTCTCGTGTACCAGCGCCGGTATTCAGGGCTATATGTGGGATTTCCCATGCTATGTGCGCGGCCAGCCCTACCTCAACCGCGGCATCTTCGATAGCCGGATCGCACCGCTGCCGCGCGGCGACCTGAAGGCCGCCTTTGCGGCCGGCCTGGGCCAGCGTGGCGTCGATTGGGACACCGTGCGGCTCGAGAGCCACCCGGTGCGCTGGTTCAACCCACACGCCGAGTTTGCGCGGCCACACGTCCTGCTTGCCGGCGATGCTGCCGGCGTGGATCCGCTGTTCGCCGAGGGTATCTCGTATGCGCTTGAGTATGGCGCTGTCGCAGCCGACGCGATCGGCGCGGCTTTCGAGCGCGGCGACTGGTCGTTCGCCGACTACCGGGCGCGAATCATGCGGCACAGCCTCGGCCGTGCGCTGACGCGCAAGGCGCAGGTGGCCTACCGCCTGTACACCGCCCACCACGGCCTGGGCTGGCGCATGTTCTGGCGGCTGGCCTGTGTCGCGCCTAGCTGGATGAATCACGCAGTCGGCAGCTTCCTGGGCGTGCTGCCGCCGCGCGCCGCGATCGACCGATCCAATCCGGCTCTCCCGGCGCCACATCGCTAA
- a CDS encoding HAMP domain-containing protein, with product MSKALTLRRSLAPLGLGLLLALGLALLLAVGWMGVRGRDMADLTVYLLISGVLSFGLGALGLAWFRKGRVQLWLQVTLTYVLGITVAILNIFLTARLMFISSDHDLPLLVLLMLFAAVVSLALGYALAQALAQRVRTLQRGAEAIANGDLRARVADAGSDELAMLAAQFNRMAAQLAAGAEQRAQLESARRDLVAAISHDLRTPLASLRVMTEALSDGLIDDPATTTRYLATMRAQIGHLSSLIDDLFELAQLDAGALTLDLRRTALAELVDDAIEGMRPQATAKGVALRGDVPPGLAHALIAPDKIGRVLYNLVTNAIRHTPAGGSVTIAVRSAAGTSTELPAQPAPRDPPHYFVVEVADTGEGIAAADLPHIFEHFYRGEKSRSRATGGAGLGLAIARGIVEAHGGRIWAENTSEQGARIRFTLPAPGI from the coding sequence ATGTCGAAAGCGCTGACACTCCGACGCTCGCTCGCGCCGCTGGGCCTGGGGCTGCTGCTGGCGCTCGGCCTGGCGCTGTTGCTGGCCGTCGGCTGGATGGGGGTGCGCGGCCGCGATATGGCCGATCTGACAGTATACCTGCTGATCTCGGGTGTGCTGTCGTTCGGCCTGGGCGCGCTGGGCCTGGCCTGGTTTCGCAAAGGCCGCGTGCAGCTGTGGCTCCAGGTAACCCTCACCTATGTGCTCGGCATCACGGTGGCGATCTTGAATATTTTTCTCACCGCCCGGCTGATGTTCATCTCGAGCGATCACGATTTGCCGCTGCTGGTTCTGCTGATGCTGTTTGCGGCCGTGGTGTCGCTGGCGCTCGGCTACGCGCTGGCCCAGGCGCTGGCGCAGCGGGTTCGTACGCTACAGCGCGGCGCCGAGGCAATTGCCAACGGCGATCTGCGCGCGCGGGTCGCCGACGCCGGCAGCGACGAGCTAGCTATGCTGGCGGCTCAATTCAACCGGATGGCCGCGCAGCTGGCCGCCGGTGCCGAGCAGCGCGCCCAGCTCGAAAGCGCCCGGCGCGATCTGGTCGCGGCGATCTCGCACGATCTGCGCACGCCGCTGGCGTCGCTGCGCGTGATGACCGAGGCGCTATCCGATGGCCTGATCGACGATCCGGCCACCACTACGCGCTACCTGGCGACGATGCGTGCCCAGATCGGCCACCTGAGCAGCCTGATCGACGATCTGTTCGAGCTGGCGCAGCTCGATGCCGGCGCGCTTACGCTCGATCTGCGGCGCACCGCGCTGGCCGAGCTGGTCGACGACGCGATCGAAGGGATGCGGCCCCAGGCCACTGCCAAGGGGGTCGCGCTGCGCGGCGACGTGCCGCCGGGGCTGGCGCATGCGCTGATCGCGCCCGACAAGATCGGGCGGGTGCTTTACAACCTGGTGACTAACGCCATCCGGCATACCCCTGCCGGCGGCAGCGTCACGATCGCGGTACGCTCGGCGGCTGGCACCAGCACCGAGCTGCCGGCGCAGCCCGCGCCCCGCGACCCGCCCCACTATTTCGTGGTAGAGGTGGCCGACACCGGCGAGGGCATTGCGGCGGCCGATCTGCCGCATATCTTCGAGCACTTCTACCGCGGCGAGAAATCGCGCTCGCGTGCGACCGGCGGTGCCGGCCTGGGCCTGGCAATTGCGCGTGGGATCGTCGAAGCCCACGGCGGGCGGATCTGGGCCGAGAACACAAGCGAGCAGGGCGCGCGCATACGCTTCACGCTGCCCGCCCCAGGCATTTGA
- a CDS encoding MFS transporter, with protein MTTTRRPPTQAMIVLLAAAFLNTIGVGIFLPVLPFIVQQYVREQGSLAISVGWLASIYAICQLVAAPVLGALSDRYGRRPILLLCLLGSALGYALFGLGGALWVLFAGRIIDGLTGGNFSILSAYLADLTEPEDRGRYFGMVGATAGAGFIVGPALGGYAARLGYSAPAYLAAAITALSLLWGLLFLPESLPATRRAERISLSGFNLFGQLRDALGMPQLRWLLLATFLFSLPFAILQSTVAVLIIDRLGWGADTIGLLFLLVGAADILMQGVLAGRLLSAFGEVALTIAGLVCEVAAYLLIGTIALLAAPPLVFAGVIMYAVGTGLLEPASRGLLSRAAGPRQQGLVQGANQSVQSLAMVLGPVLGGVLYTSAGHGAPYWLSAGLIGLAILAMLMVAPALRAQPVAGLAEA; from the coding sequence GTGACAACCACCAGGCGCCCGCCCACCCAGGCCATGATTGTGCTACTGGCGGCGGCATTTCTCAATACGATCGGTGTGGGCATCTTTCTGCCGGTGCTGCCGTTTATTGTGCAGCAGTACGTGCGCGAGCAGGGCAGCCTGGCGATCAGTGTGGGCTGGCTGGCGTCGATCTACGCGATCTGCCAGCTGGTGGCCGCGCCGGTGCTCGGCGCGCTGAGCGACCGCTACGGGCGCCGGCCGATCCTGCTGCTGTGCCTGCTCGGGTCGGCGCTCGGCTACGCGCTGTTCGGCCTGGGCGGCGCGCTGTGGGTGCTGTTCGCGGGGCGGATTATCGATGGGCTCACCGGCGGCAACTTCAGCATTCTGTCGGCGTACCTGGCCGACCTGACCGAGCCAGAGGATCGTGGCAGGTACTTCGGCATGGTCGGCGCAACCGCCGGCGCGGGCTTTATCGTCGGGCCGGCGCTGGGCGGGTACGCGGCGCGGCTGGGCTACAGCGCGCCGGCCTACCTGGCCGCAGCGATCACAGCGCTGAGCTTGCTGTGGGGGCTGCTGTTCCTGCCCGAGAGCCTGCCCGCCACGCGGCGCGCCGAGCGAATCAGCCTGAGCGGGTTCAACCTATTCGGCCAGCTGCGCGATGCCTTGGGCATGCCCCAGCTGCGCTGGCTACTGCTAGCTACGTTCCTGTTTTCGCTGCCGTTTGCGATCTTGCAATCGACCGTGGCCGTGCTGATCATCGATCGCCTGGGCTGGGGCGCCGATACGATCGGGCTGCTGTTCCTGCTGGTCGGGGCAGCCGACATTCTGATGCAGGGTGTATTGGCTGGCCGTCTGTTATCGGCATTCGGCGAAGTCGCGTTGACGATCGCCGGGCTGGTATGCGAGGTCGCCGCCTATTTACTGATCGGCACGATTGCGCTGCTGGCCGCGCCGCCGCTTGTGTTCGCAGGCGTGATCATGTACGCGGTCGGCACCGGGTTGCTCGAGCCGGCCTCGCGCGGCCTGCTCTCGCGGGCGGCGGGGCCACGCCAGCAGGGGCTGGTGCAGGGCGCCAACCAGTCGGTGCAGTCGCTGGCGATGGTGCTGGGGCCGGTGCTGGGCGGGGTGCTGTACACGAGCGCCGGCCACGGCGCGCCGTACTGGCTGAGCGCCGGGCTGATCGGCCTGGCCATCCTGGCGATGCTGATGGTCGCGCCGGCGCTGCGGGCGCAACCCGTCGCCGGCCTGGCCGAGGCGTGA
- a CDS encoding transposase, producing the protein MVGQGQRLSARLLVQRVPQEVADGRRRRIRKTARDKGVTPSAAALALAEWTILMTNIPPEKLSLAEALVLAKVRWQIELLFKLWKSHGQIDQWRTSKPARILCEVYAKLLSMVVQHWALVVGCWEFPDRSLVKAAQVVRDHAPELASARARVERLTEVLETMQQVLARTARMNTRKKHPNTYQLLLTLTTEPAQA; encoded by the coding sequence TTGGTTGGTCAAGGCCAGCGCCTGTCGGCGCGGCTGCTCGTACAACGGGTGCCGCAGGAAGTGGCCGATGGGCGGCGGCGGCGCATCCGCAAGACCGCCCGTGACAAGGGTGTCACCCCGAGTGCGGCGGCGTTGGCGCTGGCAGAGTGGACGATCTTGATGACCAACATTCCGCCCGAGAAGCTGTCGCTGGCTGAGGCACTGGTGCTGGCGAAGGTGCGCTGGCAAATCGAGTTGCTGTTCAAATTGTGGAAGTCGCACGGCCAGATCGATCAGTGGCGCACGAGCAAGCCGGCGCGGATTTTGTGTGAAGTGTACGCCAAGCTGCTCTCGATGGTGGTGCAGCACTGGGCACTGGTGGTCGGGTGCTGGGAGTTCCCCGACCGCTCTTTGGTCAAGGCGGCGCAGGTCGTGCGCGATCATGCGCCAGAACTGGCAAGTGCGCGCGCACGAGTGGAGCGCCTCACGGAAGTACTGGAGACCATGCAGCAGGTTTTGGCCCGCACGGCACGCATGAATACACGCAAAAAGCATCCGAATACCTACCAACTCTTACTCACCTTGACAACCGAGCCGGCACAAGCTTGA
- the rfbB gene encoding dTDP-glucose 4,6-dehydratase, with protein sequence MRNLLVTGGAGFIGSNFVEYMLSKYSDYRVIVYDKLTYAGRLENLARVQGHPHFAFVRGDICDMAAVRAAIEQHSVDTIVNFAAETHVDRSIMAPDAVVATNVNGTWTLLEAAREYKLARFHQISTDEVYGAIPAPQRSKEGDPLEPRSPYSASKAGAEHLVYAYFITYGLPVTTTRGSNNIGPYHYPEKALPLFITNAIDDVPLPLYGDGMQQRDYQYVLDHCEGIDLVLHKGALGEFYNVGTGVETHNLDMARKLLDLLGKPQSLITFVPDRAGHDRRYALDTTRLQALGWRSRHSFDQALEATVRWFVDNQQWWRPIKSGAYREYYQKQYVERS encoded by the coding sequence ATGCGCAATCTACTTGTTACCGGCGGGGCCGGCTTCATCGGCAGCAATTTCGTCGAGTATATGCTGAGCAAATACAGCGACTACCGGGTGATCGTGTACGATAAGCTGACCTATGCCGGGCGGCTCGAGAACCTGGCGCGCGTGCAGGGCCACCCGCACTTCGCGTTTGTGCGCGGCGACATCTGCGACATGGCGGCGGTGCGTGCGGCGATCGAGCAGCACAGCGTCGATACGATCGTGAACTTCGCAGCCGAGACGCATGTCGATCGTTCGATTATGGCGCCCGACGCAGTGGTGGCGACGAATGTGAATGGCACCTGGACGCTGCTCGAGGCCGCGCGCGAATATAAGCTCGCGCGCTTCCACCAGATCAGCACCGACGAGGTGTATGGCGCCATCCCGGCGCCGCAGCGCTCGAAGGAGGGCGACCCGCTCGAGCCGCGTAGCCCCTATTCGGCCAGCAAGGCCGGCGCCGAACACCTGGTGTATGCCTACTTCATTACCTATGGCCTGCCGGTGACGACGACGCGCGGCTCGAATAATATCGGGCCATACCACTACCCCGAGAAGGCTCTGCCGCTGTTTATCACCAATGCGATCGACGATGTGCCGCTGCCGTTGTACGGCGACGGCATGCAGCAGCGCGATTACCAGTATGTGCTCGATCACTGCGAGGGCATCGACCTGGTGCTACACAAGGGCGCGCTGGGCGAGTTCTACAATGTAGGCACGGGCGTCGAGACGCATAACCTCGACATGGCGCGCAAGCTGCTCGACCTGCTGGGCAAGCCGCAGAGCCTGATCACGTTTGTGCCCGACCGGGCCGGCCACGACCGGCGCTACGCGCTCGATACCACCAGGCTGCAGGCGCTGGGCTGGCGCAGCCGGCACTCTTTCGACCAGGCGCTCGAGGCGACCGTGCGCTGGTTTGTCGATAATCAACAGTGGTGGCGGCCGATCAAGAGCGGCGCGTATCGCGAGTATTACCAGAAGCAGTATGTCGAGCGGAGCTAG
- a CDS encoding class I SAM-dependent methyltransferase, whose product MGLDIAFNRIADAYDAQRAHPHEVSAQIGPAIAAVAGPGALVLELGVGTGRIALPVCAAGCRVVGVDLAREMLRVAQQRPNARIELVQADVAQLPMRADRFDAVLAVHVLHLIANWRAALAEIARVLRPGGAFIQGRDWRDPQSCAERMRGKLREAVMELLPGARPPGAGAAIGQAIARLGGTIEPEIVAAEWIAYTSPAEVLHGMRQRADAETWALDDALLEAAVARVAEWAVATWPDLSVPQAVPHRFILGVVRGEWQ is encoded by the coding sequence ATGGGTCTGGATATTGCATTTAACCGGATCGCCGATGCATACGACGCGCAGCGCGCACACCCGCACGAAGTCTCGGCGCAGATCGGCCCGGCGATTGCCGCCGTGGCTGGGCCGGGTGCGCTGGTGCTCGAGCTAGGTGTTGGCACCGGGCGGATCGCTCTGCCGGTGTGCGCCGCCGGCTGCCGGGTTGTGGGTGTCGATCTCGCGCGCGAGATGCTGCGCGTGGCGCAGCAGCGGCCCAACGCACGGATCGAGCTTGTCCAGGCCGATGTGGCCCAGCTGCCCATGCGCGCCGATCGGTTCGACGCGGTGCTGGCGGTGCATGTGCTACACCTGATCGCCAACTGGCGCGCGGCGCTGGCCGAGATCGCGCGCGTGCTGCGCCCAGGCGGGGCGTTCATTCAGGGCCGCGATTGGCGCGACCCGCAAAGCTGCGCCGAGCGTATGCGCGGCAAGCTGCGCGAGGCCGTGATGGAGCTGCTGCCCGGCGCGCGGCCACCCGGCGCGGGCGCCGCAATCGGCCAGGCCATCGCCAGGCTGGGCGGCACGATCGAGCCCGAGATCGTCGCGGCCGAGTGGATCGCCTACACCAGCCCGGCCGAGGTGCTGCACGGCATGCGCCAGCGCGCCGACGCTGAGACATGGGCGCTCGATGATGCCCTGCTCGAGGCGGCGGTAGCGCGGGTAGCCGAATGGGCCGTCGCCACCTGGCCCGATCTGAGTGTGCCCCAGGCAGTTCCCCACCGGTTCATCCTGGGAGTCGTTCGCGGTGAGTGGCAGTGA
- a CDS encoding RluA family pseudouridine synthase has translation MDDSPTIRLTILPEDDGRPLSEIVAAALGGTLDGALLTTRGGLWVDGARMRDSAAPARAGAELAIHRPLAGRYPEIVLSLDRIIYEDGDLLAYDKPAGVYVDSTPWDAEGNLHAALVRLLAERDGALPRLHLAHRLDRDTTGVLLVSKNPAINPAIQRAFVAGSIHKEYCCLCAGVPPADEFELISGHGRSAHGLFRVYPAGEVGRVLANGSRVKAMHTRFRVERRLEAATLLRAFPVTGRTHQIRLHLAHLGLPIVGDARYGGPAEWRGAPAPQHLLHAERLRLAHPGSGEPLELVAPAPAWLREAHYCF, from the coding sequence ATGGACGATAGCCCAACCATTCGCCTGACAATTTTGCCCGAGGACGATGGCCGGCCGCTGAGCGAGATCGTGGCTGCAGCGTTGGGCGGCACGCTCGACGGCGCGCTGCTGACCACCCGCGGCGGGCTGTGGGTCGACGGTGCGCGTATGCGCGATTCGGCGGCACCTGCGCGCGCCGGGGCCGAGCTGGCGATCCACCGGCCGCTGGCCGGCCGCTACCCCGAGATTGTGCTATCGCTCGACCGGATCATCTACGAGGATGGCGACCTGCTGGCCTACGACAAACCAGCGGGTGTGTATGTCGACTCGACGCCGTGGGATGCTGAAGGCAACCTGCATGCCGCGCTGGTGCGCCTGCTGGCCGAGCGCGACGGCGCGCTGCCGCGGCTGCACCTGGCCCACCGGCTCGACCGCGATACCACCGGCGTGCTGCTGGTGTCGAAGAACCCGGCGATCAACCCGGCCATCCAGCGCGCATTTGTCGCGGGCAGCATCCACAAAGAGTATTGCTGCCTGTGTGCCGGTGTGCCGCCCGCCGACGAGTTCGAGCTGATCAGCGGCCATGGCCGCAGCGCCCACGGCCTGTTTCGGGTCTACCCAGCCGGCGAGGTTGGGCGGGTGCTGGCGAATGGCTCGCGTGTGAAGGCGATGCACACGCGCTTTCGGGTTGAGCGGCGGCTGGAGGCTGCGACGCTGCTGCGCGCGTTCCCGGTCACCGGCCGCACCCACCAGATCCGGCTGCACCTGGCACACCTGGGCCTGCCGATCGTTGGCGACGCGCGCTACGGCGGGCCGGCCGAGTGGCGCGGCGCGCCGGCGCCCCAGCATCTGCTGCACGCCGAGCGACTGAGGCTGGCCCACCCCGGCAGCGGCGAGCCGCTCGAGCTGGTGGCACCTGCTCCGGCCTGGCTGCGCGAGGCCCATTATTGTTTCTGA
- a CDS encoding decaprenyl-phosphate phosphoribosyltransferase, whose product MAHSLELDERRARGTALLFELLRAMRPKEWIKNIFVFAAIAFARDAVSGRPLWQALDKLLIVAAAFVLFCMAASAIYLINDLVDIEKDRAHPKKRNRPLASGRLSPAVAIVAAALLLLVALPGAFLLDYTPGQALRPNIDFGLALVSYVLIQGVLYSYVLKHIVILDIFTIAAGFVLRAVAGALVLDIQITYWLLMCMGLLALFLGLAKRRAELILLENGAGEHRRILAEYSLPMLDQMISIITAATIIAYTLFTTSAETLPRRPFPIMLITVPVVIYLIFRYLYLMYKHGEGGSPADLIIKDVPFIVAGALWGALVLVILALLH is encoded by the coding sequence ATGGCCCATTCGTTAGAGCTAGACGAGCGCCGCGCGCGCGGCACCGCACTGCTGTTCGAGCTGCTGCGGGCCATGCGCCCCAAAGAGTGGATCAAAAACATCTTCGTCTTCGCGGCGATAGCATTCGCGCGTGATGCCGTCAGCGGCCGGCCGCTCTGGCAAGCGCTCGATAAGCTGCTGATCGTCGCTGCCGCGTTTGTGCTGTTCTGCATGGCTGCCAGCGCGATCTACCTGATCAACGACCTGGTCGATATCGAGAAGGATCGCGCGCATCCGAAGAAGCGTAATCGCCCGCTGGCCTCGGGCCGGCTTAGCCCGGCCGTCGCAATCGTTGCGGCCGCGCTGCTGCTGCTGGTCGCGCTGCCCGGTGCGTTCCTGCTCGACTACACCCCCGGCCAGGCGTTGCGGCCGAATATCGACTTCGGCCTGGCGCTGGTCAGCTATGTGCTGATCCAAGGCGTGCTCTACTCGTATGTCCTCAAGCATATCGTCATTCTCGATATCTTCACGATCGCGGCCGGCTTCGTGCTGCGCGCGGTCGCCGGCGCGCTGGTGCTCGACATCCAGATCACCTACTGGCTGCTGATGTGCATGGGCCTGCTGGCGCTGTTCCTGGGCCTGGCCAAGCGCCGCGCCGAGCTGATCTTGCTCGAGAACGGCGCCGGCGAGCATCGCCGCATCCTGGCCGAGTACTCGCTGCCAATGCTCGACCAGATGATCTCGATTATCACCGCCGCTACGATCATCGCCTATACCTTGTTCACCACCAGCGCCGAGACGCTGCCGCGCCGGCCGTTCCCGATCATGCTGATCACGGTGCCGGTTGTGATCTATCTGATCTTTCGCTATCTCTACCTGATGTATAAGCACGGCGAGGGCGGCAGCCCGGCCGATCTGATCATCAAAGATGTGCCGTTCATCGTGGCCGGCGCGCTGTGGGGCGCGCTGGTGCTGGTGATTCTGGCCTTGCTACACTGA
- a CDS encoding dodecin family protein yields MSESVYKVIELVGTSPESWEKAAAAAVQTAAKSLHDIRIAEVIALDMHIENDKTLLYRAKMKVSFKYHGDG; encoded by the coding sequence ATGAGTGAGAGTGTCTACAAAGTGATCGAGTTGGTTGGCACCAGCCCGGAGTCATGGGAGAAGGCTGCGGCGGCGGCGGTGCAGACTGCGGCCAAATCGCTGCACGACATTCGTATCGCCGAGGTGATCGCGCTCGATATGCACATCGAAAACGACAAAACACTACTGTATCGGGCGAAGATGAAGGTCTCGTTCAAGTATCATGGCGATGGCTAA